The DNA window GCGCCAGTGAAGATACCCGACGATGAGACCTCCGGCGATGGGTCCGAGCATGGGCGCCACTAGGGCTGGTATAGAAACAAAGCTCATGGTGCGCAGAAGATCTGACTTGGCAAATGTTCGCACCAGGGTGAGCCGGCCCACCGGCACCATCATCGCGCCGCCGCAACCTTGCAGGATGCGACAGGCAACCAGCAAGTGGATGTTGCTTGATATTCCGCATAGAAAGGACCCGAGAGTGAATAGACCAATCGCAGATGCGAATACACGACGGGTTCCGAACCGGTCCGCCATCCAGCCACTGATTGGGATGAAGACCGCTAGGCTGAGCGTATAGCTCGCCAGCACCGCCTTCATGCTAAGGGGAGCGACGCCGAGGGCGGAAGAAATCGCGGGAACGGCCGTATTGAGAATCGTTGTATCCAGCGACTCCATAAAAAAGGCGACAGCAACGAGCCACGGTAGGAGCCGTTTGGAGGCCTCTGAGGGATCGGATGAAGATGGAGGCGCGATCAACGGGCCGGCTCGGTTCATATGTAGGAAACGGCGGGAGGCTTCTTCACCTCGAACATGTTAGCGGATGTGTCCGACCCATGGTTTCTTATGTACGGGGTTCCGCTAATAGCTAACCCCGGTTAGTCGGACAACTGGAAGCTATCCAGAAACGGGCTTCTCGGAAGTTGGCCGGATTTGTACCGGGAAGCCGGGCTTATGGGAAGTGATCACGATTGGTTCCGGTTGACGAGCAATTCGGGCACAACCCCGATACGGCCGCTAGATAGCACCTTGGCTCTCGTCGAGGCCGGGGGGCTACAGCGGCAGGCCCATGCGTCGCAGCAGGTCGGCGTAGCGAGGGTCGGAACGCAAGCCATCAAAATCATGCTCGGCTTTGATCCAAGTCAGCCAGATGTCGCGCTCTGCATACGCTTTGTCCAGATAGCGGAAGGCCTGCGTTTTATCACCCACGAGCGCATAGTAGTCGGCGATGCCGTAGGGAGAGACATATTCCCGATTTGAGCGTTCGATGTCACGATCCAACGTCTTCTTCCAATAACCTTTCCATCCCTTTGTCTGATAAGCCGCGTGCAGCGATTTGACCCAGTTTGGGCTGGTGCCTTCGAGGGCCATCATCTTCTCATATTGGGCCAAAGCTTCTTGCGGCATTCCCTTGTGGCGGTACGCCTCGCCCAGAAAAAGAATCGCGTCATGGTAGTTGGGGTTAATCCGCAGTGCCTTGTGTTCCTGCTCGATTGCCAGATCGTACTGTCCGGTGGCCAGATAGTAATATCCGAGATGATTGTTGGCTGCCACCGAGAGAGGGTCCAGCCTGAGATAGAGTTCGCTCTCCCTCCGAGATTCTTCGCTCCGGCCCATGTAAAGGACGAAGTGCGAGTACATATGGTGCGCGAGCGTGTCGCCGGGGTTCAGATCGATGGCTCGCTGGAATTCTTTTTCCGCTCCGGCCCAGTCCCAGTCCCCCAGGAACTTCACCTGGGCCAGCGCGGCATGGGCGTCGCTCAAGGTGTCGTCCAGTCGTAGGGCCTTCAGGGCGGCGGCGCGAGCTAACGGAATGGCCATCTTTGGATCCAAGTTGGGATTCCCAAAAACGTACGTATCGGCCAGCCCGGCGTAGGCCGGCGCGTAGTTCGGGTACTCGGCAATCGCTTCCTGAAAATTTTTGCGGGCCAGCGACACCGCGTCCGGCGTCCAGTTTTCGAAGGAGAGGCGTCCCCGGATGTATAGCCGATAAGCTTCGGGGTCAACGGGCTCGACGCGGGCCAGCCGGGCTCTTTCCTCTGGTGTCAGCTTGATTTTGATCTGGTCGGCGATGGCTTTCGCCACATCGCGCTGCAAGGCCAGCACGTCGGGAAGTTCGCGCTCGTAGCTCTCGGCCCAAAGATGCTCCTCCGGCGCCGCCCTGACTAATTGGGCCCGGATCCGCACCTTGTTTGTGGACCGCCCGACCGAGCCTTCCACTACCGCGTCTACATTAAGTTCCCGGGCAATCTCGGGTACCGTCTTGCGGGTGCCTTTGTAGTGCGCGGTCGACGTCCGGGAAATGACGCGCAGACTAGAGATCGAGGCCAAGTCCGTAATCAGTTCGTCCGTCATTCCATCTGCGAAATACTCCTGCCCCGGATCGCCAGAGAGGTTCTCCAGGGGTAGCACAGCCAGCGATGTGATGTGCAACGGACTTGTCGCCCGCCTCTTCTCCCAGGTCCAAATCCATGTACCCAGCAAGGCCACAACCAACGCAAACACGAAGAACTTGCCGAAGGGGCTCCTGGCTTTGAATCGCCCGGCCATTGCGGCCTCTTCCGGCTCCGTTTCAGTTAGTGCGTTTGGATTCTCGGTGCCGGAACCGCGTTCCCGGCCCTTGACTTCCGTGACCGGAGCCACAAACCGGTAGCCCCGACGGGGTACTGTTTCCACAAAGCGTGGACTCTCGGCGGAATCTCCCAGAGCCTCACGCAGCCGGTTGATGGCGGCATTGACGCTGTTATCGACGTCCACGAAAGTATCTGCCGGCCACAGCTGTTGCCGCAGTTGCTCCCGGGTAACGATCTCGCCGGCATGTTCCAGGAGAAATGCCAGGATCTGAAACGGCTGCTCCTGGAGCTTGATCTGCATCCCCTGCTTGCGGAGCTCGCGGGCATGTGTGTCCACTTCGAAGACTCCAAATCGGAACACACGCGCTGTTATGGGTGACAGCACCGGCCAAGAACCTCTTCATTTTTGGGGGGCAGCCAAGTTTATCCCAACTTGGAGATTTCGAGTGCGTGTAATGCCGCTTTGCAAGCTCCTGCCGGCAAAGAAGTTGACGCGTAAGAAACATTCAATTTCCAGACTATGGACGCTAGTCGGCCTTCAAGCGCACGGTCGCAAGCGTTGCTGGCGAACTCGGGCTGGGATGGAGGGTCTATGAAAACCAGTTACGCGATCAAGAAACGAGCCACTCAAACGTGGCAATGGGGCGTCCTTTGGCTATTTGCGCTTTGCCTGATGCTGAATACAGCCTCCGTCGCGCAGGACGCCGTCACGGAATGGAATCTTAACGCTGAAAAGGCGGTCCTCTCCAGTGCCATTAACTCAGACGCAGTGAGCACGGCGCGCGTCTATGTGCTGATGCACGCCGCCATCTTCGATGCCGTCAACGGCATTGAGCGGCGCTACACACCCTATCATGTGGACGTCGCAGCCCCACGCGGGGCTTCGCGGCGCGCAGCGGCCATCGAAGCCGCTTACACCACGTTGGTGGCTCTCTTCCCATCGCAAAAATCGACGCTGGATGCGGAGCTGGCATCCTCGCTGAATTCCCTTTCGGCTGATGATGAAGATTCGCAAGACAGCGAATCGATTGCTCGGGGGCTAGCTTGGGGGCAGCAAGTTGCCAACGACATTCTGGCCTGGCGCAGCGACGACGGATTCAACAAAGCATTGCCCCCGGTTACTGGGGGACTGGCGCCAGGACAATGGCGGCCAACTCCGCCCGCTTTCCAGTCTATGGCCCTCCCGCAAGTTGCGACCATGTTGCCATACGCGATTGCGTCACCATCACAGTTCCGTCCGGCGGGGCCTCCGGCCTTGAACAGCGCGCAATATGCGGCCAATTTCAACGAGACCAAGACGCTGGGAAGCGCCACCAGCTCGAGCCGAACAGCGGAACAGACGCTGATCGCGCGTTATTGGGCCGGAAACGCCTCCGTCTCCTGGAACCGCGTGGCCTCGTCGCTAGCCATCGCCCACCACACGACGCTGTCGGAAAATTCGCGCTTATTCGCGCTGATGAATCTTGCCTTGGGCGACGCGACCGTCGCCGGGTGGGATTCCAAGCTCCACTTTTTGTCGTGGCGGCCGGTCACTGCCATTCCTCTTGCAGATAGCCTCAACCCGGATACCGCGGCAGATCCTAATTGGAAGCCCCTGTTGAACACCCCCCGCCATCCCGAGTACGTTTCCGCGCATTTGATTTTCAGCTCGGCTTCGGCGGGTGTGCTAGCGATCTACTTTGGCGACGACACGACCTTTTCTCTCGAAGCTGTCAGCCTGCCCGGAGTGTTCCGGACTTACAACAGCTTCTCTTCTGCGCTGGACGAAGTCACGCTGGCCCGAATTTACGCCGGCATTCATTTCCGCTCGGCCTGCGTGGATGG is part of the Terriglobales bacterium genome and encodes:
- a CDS encoding MFS transporter, with translation MNRAGPLIAPPSSSDPSEASKRLLPWLVAVAFFMESLDTTILNTAVPAISSALGVAPLSMKAVLASYTLSLAVFIPISGWMADRFGTRRVFASAIGLFTLGSFLCGISSNIHLLVACRILQGCGGAMMVPVGRLTLVRTFAKSDLLRTMSFVSIPALVAPMLGPIAGGLIVGYLHWR
- a CDS encoding winged helix-turn-helix domain-containing protein, producing the protein MDTHARELRKQGMQIKLQEQPFQILAFLLEHAGEIVTREQLRQQLWPADTFVDVDNSVNAAINRLREALGDSAESPRFVETVPRRGYRFVAPVTEVKGRERGSGTENPNALTETEPEEAAMAGRFKARSPFGKFFVFALVVALLGTWIWTWEKRRATSPLHITSLAVLPLENLSGDPGQEYFADGMTDELITDLASISSLRVISRTSTAHYKGTRKTVPEIARELNVDAVVEGSVGRSTNKVRIRAQLVRAAPEEHLWAESYERELPDVLALQRDVAKAIADQIKIKLTPEERARLARVEPVDPEAYRLYIRGRLSFENWTPDAVSLARKNFQEAIAEYPNYAPAYAGLADTYVFGNPNLDPKMAIPLARAAALKALRLDDTLSDAHAALAQVKFLGDWDWAGAEKEFQRAIDLNPGDTLAHHMYSHFVLYMGRSEESRRESELYLRLDPLSVAANNHLGYYYLATGQYDLAIEQEHKALRINPNYHDAILFLGEAYRHKGMPQEALAQYEKMMALEGTSPNWVKSLHAAYQTKGWKGYWKKTLDRDIERSNREYVSPYGIADYYALVGDKTQAFRYLDKAYAERDIWLTWIKAEHDFDGLRSDPRYADLLRRMGLPL
- a CDS encoding vanadium-dependent haloperoxidase; this encodes MKTSYAIKKRATQTWQWGVLWLFALCLMLNTASVAQDAVTEWNLNAEKAVLSSAINSDAVSTARVYVLMHAAIFDAVNGIERRYTPYHVDVAAPRGASRRAAAIEAAYTTLVALFPSQKSTLDAELASSLNSLSADDEDSQDSESIARGLAWGQQVANDILAWRSDDGFNKALPPVTGGLAPGQWRPTPPAFQSMALPQVATMLPYAIASPSQFRPAGPPALNSAQYAANFNETKTLGSATSSSRTAEQTLIARYWAGNASVSWNRVASSLAIAHHTTLSENSRLFALMNLALGDATVAGWDSKLHFLSWRPVTAIPLADSLNPDTAADPNWKPLLNTPRHPEYVSAHLIFSSASAGVLAIYFGDDTTFSLEAVSLPGVFRTYNSFSSALDEVTLARIYAGIHFRSACVDGRTIGTAIAQYVTEHVAQADHGEKRGQVKHDHPEGEGLSVENADPDN